In a genomic window of Bradyrhizobium sp. LLZ17:
- the ftsY gene encoding signal recognition particle-docking protein FtsY, which translates to MNDTTSDTPKLSWWRRLSNGLKRTSSSLGTAVADLVTKRKLDRAMLDDIEDVLLRADLGTQVAVRIADAVGTGRYDKAISADEVKDVVATEVEKVLSPVAKPLEIDPARKPFVILVVGVNGSGKTTTIGKLSQKFASEGRKVMLAAGDTFRAAAIEQLKVWGERTKTPVIAAAQGSDSASLAFNALTAAKEQNSDVLLIDTAGRLQNKSELMKELEKVVRVIRKVDASAPHAVLLVLDATVGQNALSQVEAFHRTAGVTGLVMTKLDGTARGGILVALAEKFKLPVHFIGVGEGVDDLAPFTARDFARAIAGIES; encoded by the coding sequence ATGAACGATACCACCTCCGACACCCCCAAGCTGAGCTGGTGGCGGCGCCTGTCCAACGGGCTGAAGCGCACCTCGTCCTCGCTCGGGACCGCGGTCGCCGACCTCGTCACCAAGCGCAAGCTCGACCGCGCCATGCTCGACGACATCGAGGACGTGCTGTTGCGCGCCGATCTCGGCACGCAGGTTGCGGTCCGGATCGCCGATGCGGTCGGCACGGGCCGCTACGACAAGGCGATCTCGGCGGACGAGGTCAAGGACGTCGTCGCGACCGAGGTCGAGAAGGTGTTGTCGCCGGTGGCAAAGCCGCTTGAGATCGACCCGGCCAGGAAGCCGTTCGTCATTCTTGTGGTCGGCGTCAACGGCTCCGGCAAGACCACCACGATCGGCAAGCTTTCGCAGAAATTCGCATCCGAAGGCCGCAAGGTGATGCTGGCCGCGGGCGATACGTTTCGCGCAGCAGCCATCGAGCAGCTCAAGGTCTGGGGCGAGCGGACCAAGACGCCCGTCATTGCCGCTGCCCAAGGCTCGGATTCGGCAAGCCTCGCCTTCAATGCGCTGACGGCGGCCAAGGAGCAGAACAGCGACGTGCTCCTGATCGACACGGCCGGCCGGCTTCAGAACAAGTCCGAGCTGATGAAGGAGCTCGAAAAGGTCGTGCGCGTCATCCGCAAGGTGGACGCCTCCGCGCCGCACGCGGTGCTGCTCGTGCTCGATGCCACCGTCGGCCAGAACGCGCTGTCGCAGGTCGAGGCTTTCCATCGCACCGCCGGCGTCACCGGCCTCGTGATGACCAAGCTCGACGGCACCGCGCGCGGCGGCATCCTGGTGGCGCTCGCGGAGAAATTCAAATTGCCGGTGCACTTCATCGGGGTCGGCGAAGGCGTCGACGATCTCGCGCCGTTCACCGCGCGCGATTTCGCTCGCGCCATTGCCGGAATTGAAAGCTAA
- a CDS encoding DUF2336 domain-containing protein encodes MSTAELSIIDEVESAIRAGSAEKGLETARRVTDLFLSSAGSFDDEQIALFDDVLERLIGTIELRAIADMGARVALAEISAQLAPIAQAPPSVIRRLANNDEIRIAGPVLQESARLDDGDLVKIAGSKGEPHLLAIAGRWWLKEIVTDALLARRYPSVSRRLAANPGARVSGGGFAVIVGQAESDPELAVSVGVRVDLPSELRRQLLRSATDVVRTRLLSRAPPHLFEEIQSAIAAVTVGVEREMSGVRDFEGAKRAIANLKASGQLNEATLFGFARQRRYEEAVAALAALSGSTIEVIRPLMQSLREDGLLVPCRAAQLSWETTAAVLESRFATGAMKPTDLARAQANFARMTPENARRTLRFWQVRAL; translated from the coding sequence ATGTCCACGGCCGAGCTATCGATCATCGACGAGGTCGAATCCGCGATCCGGGCCGGCTCGGCGGAAAAGGGCCTGGAAACCGCCCGCCGCGTGACCGACCTGTTCTTGTCCTCCGCCGGCAGTTTTGACGACGAGCAGATCGCGCTGTTCGACGACGTGCTCGAGCGCCTGATCGGCACCATCGAGCTGCGCGCCATCGCCGACATGGGCGCGCGCGTTGCGCTCGCCGAGATCAGCGCGCAGCTGGCGCCGATCGCGCAGGCGCCGCCCTCGGTGATCCGGCGGCTCGCCAACAATGACGAGATCCGCATCGCCGGTCCCGTGCTGCAGGAATCCGCGCGCCTCGACGATGGCGATCTGGTCAAGATCGCAGGCTCCAAAGGCGAGCCGCATCTGCTCGCAATCGCCGGCCGGTGGTGGCTCAAGGAGATCGTCACCGACGCGCTGCTGGCACGCCGCTATCCGAGCGTCAGCCGGCGGCTCGCCGCCAATCCAGGCGCGCGCGTTTCCGGCGGCGGCTTCGCCGTTATCGTCGGACAGGCCGAGTCCGATCCGGAGCTCGCCGTCAGCGTCGGCGTCCGCGTCGATTTGCCCTCGGAGTTGCGCCGCCAGTTGCTGCGCTCGGCGACGGATGTGGTTCGCACCCGCCTGTTGTCGCGCGCGCCGCCGCATCTGTTCGAGGAGATCCAGAGCGCGATCGCAGCGGTCACCGTCGGCGTCGAGCGCGAGATGTCGGGCGTGCGCGACTTCGAAGGCGCCAAGCGCGCCATCGCCAATCTCAAGGCGTCCGGCCAGCTCAATGAGGCGACGCTGTTCGGGTTTGCCAGGCAGCGACGATATGAAGAAGCCGTCGCCGCCCTGGCCGCGCTGTCCGGATCGACCATCGAGGTCATTCGTCCGTTGATGCAGAGCTTGCGCGAAGACGGCCTGCTGGTGCCGTGCCGCGCGGCGCAGCTCAGCTGGGAAACCACGGCCGCCGTGCTCGAAAGCCGGTTCGCCACCGGCGCAATGAAGCCGACCGACCTCGCCAGGGCGCAAGCCAATTTTGCCCGCATGACGCCGGAGAATGCACGGCGGACGTTGCGATTCTGGCAGGTAAGGGCGTTGTAG
- the mtaB gene encoding tRNA (N(6)-L-threonylcarbamoyladenosine(37)-C(2))-methylthiotransferase MtaB, with amino-acid sequence MAVEVVTFGCRLNAFEAEVIRHEAEGAGLEDTIVINSCAVTNEAVAQARQSIRKLKRERPAARIVVTGCAAQTQSEMFAGMAEVDRVVGNDDKLRASAWRNARDAFDLGAGEKIAVSDIMAVKQMAPHLVGGFASGLPRVFVQVQNGCDHRCTFCIIPYGRGNSRSVPMGAVVEQVRALVERGHAEIVLTGVDLTSYGADLPGTPKLGMLVRQILRHVPELRRLRISSIDSIEADSDLLEAIADDARLMPHLHLSLQSGDDMILKRMKRRHSRSDAIAFCDQVRRLRPDIAFGADIIAGFPTETEEMFSRSLDLVAECGLTFLHVFPYSPRPGTPAARMPQVAGSVIKQRARRLRVAGEAALRQRLQAEVGARREVLIESESQGRTEHYLPVAIAGAELGSIVPLMIGGSDGGRLKV; translated from the coding sequence ATGGCGGTCGAGGTCGTCACCTTCGGCTGCCGCCTCAATGCCTTCGAGGCCGAGGTGATCCGCCATGAGGCGGAGGGCGCCGGGCTCGAAGATACCATCGTCATCAACAGCTGCGCGGTCACCAACGAGGCCGTGGCGCAGGCGCGCCAGTCGATCCGCAAATTGAAGCGCGAGCGTCCCGCTGCGCGCATCGTCGTCACCGGCTGCGCCGCGCAGACGCAAAGCGAGATGTTTGCCGGCATGGCAGAGGTCGATCGGGTCGTCGGCAATGACGACAAGCTGCGCGCTTCCGCCTGGCGCAATGCGCGCGACGCGTTCGATCTTGGCGCGGGCGAAAAGATCGCCGTCAGCGACATCATGGCGGTGAAGCAGATGGCGCCGCATCTCGTCGGCGGCTTTGCGAGCGGCCTGCCGCGCGTGTTCGTGCAGGTGCAGAACGGCTGCGACCATCGCTGCACCTTCTGCATCATCCCCTATGGCCGCGGCAATTCGCGTTCGGTGCCGATGGGCGCGGTGGTCGAGCAGGTCCGCGCGCTCGTCGAACGCGGCCATGCCGAGATCGTGCTGACCGGTGTTGATCTCACCAGCTATGGCGCCGATCTGCCGGGCACGCCGAAGCTCGGCATGCTGGTCAGGCAGATTTTGCGGCATGTGCCGGAGCTGAGGCGCCTGCGCATCTCCTCGATCGATTCGATCGAGGCGGATAGCGATCTGCTCGAGGCCATCGCCGATGATGCACGGTTGATGCCGCACCTGCATCTGTCGCTGCAATCCGGCGACGACATGATCCTGAAGCGTATGAAGCGGCGCCACTCGCGCAGCGATGCGATCGCGTTCTGCGATCAGGTGCGCCGCCTCCGCCCCGACATCGCCTTTGGCGCCGACATCATCGCGGGTTTCCCGACCGAGACCGAGGAGATGTTCTCGCGCTCGCTCGATCTCGTCGCGGAATGCGGCCTGACCTTCCTGCACGTGTTCCCCTATTCCCCACGCCCCGGCACGCCGGCTGCGCGGATGCCGCAGGTCGCGGGGAGCGTGATCAAGCAGCGTGCGAGGCGATTGCGGGTGGCTGGAGAAGCGGCGCTGCGGCAGCGGCTGCAGGCCGAAGTGGGCGCGAGGCGCGAAGTGCTGATCGAGAGCGAGAGCCAGGGACGGACCGAGCATTATCTACCGGTGGCGATCGCGGGCGCAGAGCTGGGCAGCATCGTGCCGCTGATGATCGGCGGGAGCGATGGTGGGCGGCTGAAGGTGTAG
- the dapF gene encoding diaminopimelate epimerase, with the protein MSALDNHAFVKMNGIGNEIVVVDMRDSTSKVTPDDARAVASAQGGVPYDQLMVLQKPRLAGTEAFISIYNNDGSEAGACGNGMRCVVRRVFEKTGQAAVTFETCAGLLNCWQGPSPDLYTVDMGAPKFGWQDIPLAEEFRDTRYIELQIGPIDNPILHSPSVVSMGNPHAIFWVDDVDAYDLERFGPLLENHPIFPDRANITLAHIVDREHITIRTWERGAGLTRACGSAACATAVAAARLKRTSRNVEITLPGGQLGIEWRERDDHVLMTGTATFEYEGSFDPALFAPVG; encoded by the coding sequence ATGAGCGCGCTGGACAACCACGCATTTGTCAAGATGAACGGCATCGGCAACGAGATCGTCGTTGTCGACATGCGCGATTCCACCTCAAAGGTGACGCCGGATGACGCTCGCGCGGTAGCGTCCGCGCAAGGCGGCGTGCCCTACGACCAGCTTATGGTGCTTCAGAAGCCGCGGCTCGCCGGCACTGAAGCCTTCATCAGCATCTACAACAATGACGGCTCGGAGGCCGGCGCCTGCGGCAACGGCATGCGCTGCGTGGTGCGGCGTGTGTTCGAGAAGACCGGCCAGGCTGCGGTGACGTTCGAGACTTGCGCCGGATTGCTCAATTGCTGGCAAGGGCCGTCGCCCGACCTCTACACGGTCGACATGGGCGCGCCAAAGTTTGGCTGGCAGGACATTCCGCTGGCGGAGGAGTTTCGCGACACCCGCTACATCGAATTGCAGATCGGCCCGATCGACAATCCGATCCTGCATTCGCCGTCGGTGGTGAGCATGGGCAATCCGCATGCGATCTTCTGGGTCGATGACGTCGACGCCTATGATCTCGAACGCTTCGGGCCGCTACTGGAGAACCATCCGATCTTCCCGGACCGCGCCAACATCACGCTCGCCCATATCGTCGATCGCGAACACATCACCATCCGCACCTGGGAGCGCGGCGCGGGCCTGACCAGGGCTTGCGGTTCGGCCGCCTGCGCGACGGCGGTTGCCGCGGCGCGGCTGAAGCGCACAAGCCGCAACGTCGAGATCACGCTGCCCGGCGGCCAACTCGGCATCGAATGGCGCGAGCGCGACGACCACGTGCTGATGACGGGCACCGCGACCTTCGAATATGAGGGCAGCTTCGATCCGGCGCTGTTCGCGCCGGTCGGGTAA
- a CDS encoding GyrI-like domain-containing protein translates to MNLFCRLALAALIPAATLSVSLSGGWAQTPSPAPAASASPSPAPSASPSPAASASPAPAATPTPAASASPSPSPAPPPAAAATPAPVQTADPFGQETTLEARKVVMVKGTANWDSAFDTLVDAFKALNAVLDKQGIKHAGNSMIVYTSTDDTGFTFFAEIPVDQDPKNLPQDMSIGKSPEGKALKFVHRGSYDNMDNTYEAITNHLDDKKLEAKDTFIEEYLTDPLKTAEDKLVINVFVPLK, encoded by the coding sequence ATGAATCTGTTTTGTCGTCTCGCTCTGGCCGCGCTGATCCCGGCGGCAACCCTGTCGGTGAGCCTTTCCGGCGGTTGGGCGCAAACCCCGAGCCCGGCGCCGGCCGCCTCGGCCAGCCCCTCTCCGGCGCCGTCGGCTTCGCCGTCCCCGGCCGCGAGCGCCTCGCCCGCTCCTGCGGCAACGCCCACGCCGGCGGCCAGCGCTTCACCCTCGCCCAGCCCGGCCCCGCCGCCCGCCGCAGCCGCCACCCCTGCCCCGGTGCAGACCGCCGATCCCTTCGGCCAGGAAACCACGCTCGAGGCTAGGAAAGTCGTGATGGTCAAGGGCACCGCCAACTGGGATTCTGCGTTCGACACGCTGGTCGACGCCTTCAAGGCGCTGAACGCGGTTCTGGACAAGCAGGGCATCAAGCACGCGGGCAATTCGATGATCGTCTACACCTCGACCGACGACACCGGCTTCACCTTCTTCGCCGAGATCCCGGTCGACCAGGATCCGAAGAACCTGCCCCAGGACATGAGCATCGGCAAATCGCCGGAAGGCAAGGCGCTGAAATTCGTCCATCGCGGCTCCTACGACAACATGGACAACACTTATGAGGCGATCACCAATCACCTCGACGACAAGAAGCTGGAAGCCAAGGACACTTTCATCGAGGAGTACCTCACCGATCCCCTCAAGACGGCCGAGGACAAGCTCGTGATCAACGTGTTCGTACCGCTGAAGTGA
- a CDS encoding SIMPL domain-containing protein, with translation MKKSIALAAVLATTLLAAPALADDFPSAISVSGEATVSAAPDLARIDAGVANDAKTAKEASDVNNGAMGKVLLALKGADISEKDYQTSRLSLQPQYGQNKSTGASPVVGFRASNRVTVKIRDVTKVAGIIDTLVGAGANDIGNISFEVTQASKLLDDAREQAVADARRKAEIYAKATGVTLGAPLSISEGGGPMPLFKSRMATAPMAATAAVAPGEETLSVTVNVSWAIKQGQ, from the coding sequence ATGAAAAAGTCCATTGCCCTTGCCGCCGTCCTGGCCACCACATTGCTCGCAGCGCCGGCACTCGCCGACGATTTTCCATCCGCCATCTCGGTGAGCGGCGAGGCGACCGTTTCCGCCGCACCCGATCTCGCGCGGATCGATGCGGGCGTCGCCAATGACGCCAAAACTGCGAAGGAGGCCTCCGACGTCAACAACGGCGCGATGGGCAAGGTGCTGCTGGCGCTGAAGGGCGCCGATATTTCCGAGAAGGACTATCAGACCTCGCGGCTGTCGCTGCAGCCGCAATACGGCCAGAACAAATCAACTGGAGCCTCGCCGGTGGTCGGCTTCCGCGCCTCTAACCGGGTCACCGTGAAGATCCGCGACGTGACCAAGGTCGCCGGCATCATCGACACGCTGGTCGGTGCGGGAGCGAACGACATCGGCAACATCTCCTTCGAGGTGACACAGGCCTCGAAACTGCTCGACGATGCCCGCGAACAGGCGGTGGCCGATGCCCGCCGCAAGGCCGAGATTTACGCCAAGGCCACCGGCGTCACGTTAGGGGCACCGCTCAGCATCTCCGAAGGCGGCGGACCGATGCCGCTGTTCAAATCGCGCATGGCGACGGCGCCAATGGCAGCCACCGCTGCCGTCGCGCCCGGCGAGGAAACGCTGTCCGTGACGGTGAATGTGAGCTGGGCGATCAAGCAGGGGCAGTAG
- a CDS encoding MBL fold metallo-hydrolase, with the protein MPVTRRRIFGLLAGAAALVGIPSLWIFRMKTYDGPVSDHFDGLHFFDPDGAPPRSLGEVFRWQFGGGRKRAVWPDWAPSPHADTPPARVDGDKVRLSFVGHASWLIQTAGLNILIDPVWSMRVSPVGWAGPKRHNDPGIAFEKLPKIDVVLVSHGHYDHLDLATLSRLAKNFAPRVVTPLGNDLTMRSADSAIKVEAFDWHDRVELGGGIAVTLVPTRHWSARGMFDRNKALWASFVLETPAGKIYVVCDSGYGDGGHFRRVAEKHGPLRLAILPIGAYEPRWFMQDQHMNPEDAVKALLDCGAQQALGHHHGTFQLTDEAIDAPAKALLEALGAAKIPQQRFVAMEPGQVVEI; encoded by the coding sequence GTGCCGGTCACCCGCCGCCGCATCTTCGGACTGCTTGCCGGCGCTGCCGCACTGGTCGGTATCCCGTCCCTTTGGATATTCCGCATGAAAACCTACGACGGACCCGTCTCCGACCATTTCGACGGCCTGCACTTCTTCGATCCTGACGGCGCGCCGCCGAGATCGCTCGGCGAAGTCTTTCGCTGGCAATTCGGCGGCGGCCGCAAGCGCGCGGTCTGGCCGGACTGGGCGCCGAGCCCTCACGCCGATACCCCGCCGGCCCGGGTCGATGGCGACAAGGTGCGGCTTTCCTTCGTCGGCCATGCAAGCTGGTTGATCCAGACCGCTGGCCTCAACATCCTGATCGATCCCGTCTGGTCGATGCGGGTCTCGCCGGTGGGATGGGCCGGACCAAAGCGCCACAACGATCCCGGCATTGCCTTCGAGAAGTTGCCAAAGATCGACGTCGTGCTGGTCTCGCACGGCCATTACGATCATCTCGACTTGGCAACGCTGTCGCGGCTCGCCAAGAATTTTGCGCCGCGCGTGGTCACGCCGCTCGGCAACGATTTGACGATGCGGAGCGCCGATTCCGCGATCAAGGTCGAGGCGTTCGACTGGCATGATCGCGTCGAGCTTGGCGGCGGCATCGCCGTGACGCTGGTGCCGACCCGGCACTGGTCGGCACGCGGCATGTTCGACCGCAACAAGGCGCTGTGGGCGAGCTTCGTGCTCGAGACGCCGGCGGGAAAAATCTACGTCGTCTGCGATTCCGGCTATGGCGACGGCGGGCATTTCCGCCGCGTCGCCGAGAAGCACGGGCCGTTGCGTCTGGCAATCCTCCCGATCGGCGCCTACGAGCCGCGCTGGTTCATGCAGGACCAGCACATGAATCCGGAAGATGCGGTGAAGGCGCTGTTGGACTGCGGTGCGCAGCAAGCGCTCGGGCATCATCACGGCACGTTTCAGCTGACCGATGAAGCGATCGACGCGCCGGCCAAGGCGCTGCTTGAGGCGCTCGGTGCAGCGAAGATTCCGCAGCAGCGGTTCGTGGCGATGGAGCCGGGGCAAGTGGTGGAGATTTAG
- the ffh gene encoding signal recognition particle protein, producing the protein MFDNLSERLGGILDRLTGRGALTEKDVDAAMREVRRALLEADVALEVVRSFTERVREQAIGATVVKSVTPGQMVVKIVHDELINTLGAESQTIDVNSVPPVPIMMVGLQGSGKTTTTAKLARRMVQRDKRKVLMASLDVYRPAAMEQLAVLGRDLDIPTLPIVAGQQPAQIAKRALEAGKLGGYDVVLLDTAGRTTLDEEMMAEAAAIKAAANPHEVLLVADSLTGQDAVNLARAFDERVGLTGIVLTRVDGDGRGGAALSMRAVTGKPIKLIGTGEKTDALEDFHPDRIAGRILGMGDVVSLVERAAANIDAEKAARTAERMRKGQFDLNDMREQLLQMASMGGISGLMGMMPGIAKMKNQIAAAGIDDKILKRQVAVIDSMTRDERRHPDLLKASRKKRIAAGSGQSVEQVNKLLKMHRNMADMMKAMGSGKRGPLAGIAQAMGFGGGMKPPSPEEMKALQDKMQGGGGQGLPSLPKDLPPGLRQGLPNVPGLTGLSNKPTLPGLGGFPGLGKKK; encoded by the coding sequence TTGTTCGACAATCTGTCGGAACGGCTTGGTGGCATTCTCGATCGTCTGACGGGGCGCGGTGCGCTGACCGAAAAGGACGTCGATGCCGCGATGCGCGAGGTCCGCCGCGCGCTGCTGGAGGCCGACGTCGCGCTGGAGGTGGTGCGCAGCTTCACCGAACGCGTCCGCGAGCAGGCGATCGGCGCCACCGTCGTCAAGTCGGTGACGCCCGGCCAGATGGTGGTCAAGATCGTCCACGACGAGCTGATCAACACGCTCGGCGCCGAAAGCCAGACCATCGACGTCAATTCCGTGCCGCCGGTGCCGATCATGATGGTCGGCCTGCAAGGCTCCGGCAAGACCACCACCACCGCGAAGCTCGCCCGCCGCATGGTCCAGCGCGACAAGCGCAAGGTGCTGATGGCCTCGCTCGACGTCTATCGCCCGGCGGCGATGGAGCAGCTGGCCGTGCTCGGCCGCGATCTCGACATTCCGACGCTGCCGATCGTGGCCGGACAGCAGCCGGCGCAGATCGCGAAGCGTGCGCTGGAAGCCGGCAAGCTCGGCGGCTACGACGTCGTGCTGCTCGACACCGCCGGCCGCACCACGCTCGACGAAGAGATGATGGCGGAAGCAGCAGCCATCAAGGCTGCCGCGAATCCGCATGAAGTGCTGCTGGTCGCCGACAGCCTCACCGGCCAGGACGCCGTCAATCTCGCCCGCGCCTTCGACGAGCGCGTCGGCCTCACCGGCATCGTGCTGACGCGTGTCGACGGCGACGGCCGGGGCGGCGCCGCGCTGTCGATGCGCGCCGTCACCGGCAAGCCGATCAAGCTGATCGGCACCGGTGAAAAGACCGACGCGCTGGAGGATTTCCATCCCGACCGTATCGCGGGGCGCATCCTCGGCATGGGCGACGTCGTGTCGCTGGTCGAGCGCGCCGCCGCCAATATCGACGCCGAGAAGGCCGCGCGCACGGCCGAGCGCATGCGCAAGGGCCAGTTCGACCTCAACGACATGCGCGAGCAGCTGTTGCAGATGGCGAGCATGGGCGGCATCAGCGGTCTGATGGGCATGATGCCCGGCATCGCCAAGATGAAGAACCAGATCGCGGCCGCCGGCATCGACGACAAGATTCTGAAGCGCCAGGTCGCGGTGATCGATTCCATGACGCGCGACGAGCGCCGGCATCCCGATCTGCTCAAGGCCAGCCGCAAGAAGCGCATCGCGGCGGGAAGCGGCCAGAGCGTCGAGCAGGTCAACAAGCTGCTGAAGATGCACCGGAACATGGCCGATATGATGAAGGCCATGGGCTCTGGCAAGCGCGGTCCGCTCGCCGGCATCGCGCAAGCCATGGGCTTTGGCGGCGGCATGAAGCCGCCCTCGCCGGAAGAGATGAAGGCCTTGCAGGACAAGATGCAGGGTGGTGGCGGCCAGGGCCTGCCCAGCCTGCCGAAGGATCTGCCGCCTGGCCTGCGCCAGGGCCTCCCGAATGTGCCGGGGCTCACGGGCCTCAGCAACAAGCCGACCCTGCCCGGGCTCGGCGGCTTTCCCGGACTGGGGAAGAAGAAGTGA